In Brachypodium distachyon strain Bd21 chromosome 2, Brachypodium_distachyon_v3.0, whole genome shotgun sequence, one genomic interval encodes:
- the LOC100826652 gene encoding trihelix transcription factor ASIL1: MDDPAAASLSSSPSSSDASPSPRSKRRRTDRYALGFEFAPRLTPSAAAPAPASRSASEWTEDSTFALLDAWGERFVCAGRRSLSADEWLEVSHLVAAAASRPAGYYSEAQCRNRIDTLRKMFRKEKERSRLAAHRSNHPSPSNWVYFDKMLSLMCPTPLPLLPRIVKRRRDRQPVPRYSWGVDVGEFVLAGCGGAGSDAELGGDVTGALKGEEFAVLTESIRRFGEVYERVESSKRQHMAQLKRMRRDMQRDLEVRWREILEKAEMEIESIEEEEEGGDNAKKRLGDDDGGEKHNNGAVDASP; this comes from the coding sequence ATGgacgaccccgccgccgcttccctcTCTtcgtcgccctcctcctccgacgcctCCCCCTCGCCACGCTCCAAGCGCCGCCGCACCGACCGCTACGCGCTCGGCTTTGAGTTCGCCCCGCGCCTTACGCCCTCGGCCGCTGCTCCGGCCCCGGCCTCGCGTAGCGCGTCCGAGTGGACGGAGGACTCCACCTTCGCGCTCCTCGACGCCTGGGGCGAACGCTTCGtctgcgccggccgccgcagcctcaGCGCCGACGAGTGGCTCGAGGTCTCCCACCTCgtagcagccgccgcctcccgccctGCTGGATACTACTCCGAGGCGCAGTGTCGCAACCGCATCGACACCCTCAGGAAGATGTTTAggaaagagaaggagaggtCCCGCCTGGCTGCGCACCGCTCCAACCACCCCTCGCCCTCCAATTGGGTCTACTTCGACAAGATGTTGTCCCTCATGTGCCCAACGCCGCTACCGTTGCTACCTCGTATCGTGAAGCGCCGTCGCGACAGACAACCAGTGCCGCGTTATTCGTGGGGTGTGGATGTCGGGGAGTTTGTGCTGGCCGGATGTGGCGGTGCAGGGTCGGATGCGGAATTGGGGGGTGATGTGACTGGTGCACTGAAGGGGGAGGAGTTTGCAGTGCTGACGGAGTCAATTCGGAGGTTTGGGGAGGTTTACGAGAGGGTGGAGAGTAGCAAGAGGCAGCACATGGCGCAGTTGAAACGAATGCGGAGGGATATGCAAAGGGACCTTGAGGTGAGGTGGAGAGAGATATTGGAGAAGGCAGAAATGGAGATTGAAAGtattgaggaggaggaggaggggggggaTAATGCTAAGAAGAGGTTAGGAGACGACGATGGTGGTGAAAAGCATAACAATGGAGCTGTGGATGCTTCTCCGTAG